The Triplophysa dalaica isolate WHDGS20190420 chromosome 5, ASM1584641v1, whole genome shotgun sequence genome window below encodes:
- the tulp3 gene encoding tubby-related protein 3 isoform X1, with amino-acid sequence MSYYSRPSSSSSFASTAMTSTMEDDSLSLRQQKLEKQRALLEQKQRRKRQEPLMVQPNPEGRPRRSRPRRCEEQALLVEPHVNMASDIILDGIDGPAALLGSEGPDLGSKIQVFNPVIQPQQPSPPTTEELETDADTETLLEPKTDIHTLLQRRGLSGSMNYDEASEDDEDDERSRSLSPHTESTRPASASSNKSTTECVPLNSPTAEGSSIEVDNLEEFVLRPAPRGVTVKCRISRDKKGMDRGLYPTYFMHLEREDGKKVFLLAGRKRKKSKTSNYLISVDATDLSREGESFIGKLRSNLMGTKFTVYDNGTNPTKNPGALLEENNTRQELAAISYETNVLGFKGPRKMTVIIPGMNMNFERVPVRPTCEQESLLNKWQNHSLENLIELHNKAPVWNDDTQSYVLNFHGRVTQASVKNFQIVHDNDPDYIVMQFGRVAEDIFTLDFNYPMCALQAFAIGLSSFDSKLACE; translated from the exons ATGAGTTACTACAGCAG ACCCTCAAGTTCATCTAGCTTCGCGTCCACAGCGATGACCAG cACAATGGAGGACGACAGTCTGAGTCTCAGACAGCAGaagctggagaaacag AGGGCGTTGTTGGAACAGAAACAGAGGAGGAAACGTCAGGAGCCGCTGATGGTTCAGCCCAATCCAGAGGGACGGCCGAGGCGCTCACGGCCCCGCCGCTGTGAGGAGCAGGCGCTCCTCGTAGAACCTCACGTCAACATGGCCAGTGACATCATCTTAGACG GTATTGACGGGCCCGCGGCACTCCTGGGTTCAGAGGGTCCAGATCTGGGCAGTAAAATCCAGGTTTTCAATCCCGTCATTCAACCACAGCAGCCGTCCCCCCCAACCACAGAAGAGCTTGAGACGGACGCAGATACTGAAACACTGCTCGAACCCaaaacagacatacacacactacTGCAGAGACgcg GACTTTCCGGCAGCATGAACTACGATGAGGCGagtgaagatgatgaagatgatgagagaagccgctctctctctccacacacagAAAGCACTCGGCCCGCATCAGCGTCCAGCAATAAATCCACCACG gaGTGTGTTCCTCTAAATTCCCCGACCGCTGAGGGCTCCTCCATCGAGGTGGATAATCTTGAGGAGTTCGTGCTCCGTCCGGCTCCTCGGGGAGTGACAGTCAAGTGTCGCATCTCACGGGATAAGAAGGGCATGGACCGCGGCCTCTACCCCACGTACTTCATGCACCTTGAGAGGGAAGACGGCAAGAAG GTGTTTTTATTGGCTGGACGGAAGAGGAAAAAGAGCAAAACATCAAACTATCTGATATCTGTAGACGCCACGGATCTGTCCCGTGAGGGTGAGAGCTTTATAGGAAAACTGAG GTCTAATCTGATGGGAACTAAGTTCACGGTCTATGATAACGGCACAAACCCCACGAAAAACCCTGGAGCTCTGCTGGAGGAGAACAACACGCGACAGGAGCTCGCTGCTATCAGCTAT GAGACTAATGTTTTAGGATTTAAGGGCCCACGGAAGATGACAGTGATTATTCCTGGCATGAACATGAATTTTGAACGGGTTCCGGTTCGGCCCACATGT GAGCAAGAGTCTCTGCTGAATAAATGGCAGAATCACTCACTGGAGAATCTGATAGAGCTACACAATAAAGCCCCGGTGTGGAATGACGACACACAGTCCTACGTGCTGAACTTCCACGGCAGGGTCACGCAAGCCTCCGTCAAGAACTTTCAGATAGTCCACGACAACGACC CCGACTACATTGTTATGCAGTTTGGCCGGGTGGCAGAAGACATCTTCACTCTGGACTTTAACTACCCCATGTGTGCACTGCAGGCCTTTGCCATCGGCCTGTCCAGCTTTGACAGCAAACTTGCCTGCGAGTGA
- the tulp3 gene encoding tubby-related protein 3 isoform X2 — protein sequence MKHSYRPSSSSSFASTAMTSTMEDDSLSLRQQKLEKQRALLEQKQRRKRQEPLMVQPNPEGRPRRSRPRRCEEQALLVEPHVNMASDIILDGIDGPAALLGSEGPDLGSKIQVFNPVIQPQQPSPPTTEELETDADTETLLEPKTDIHTLLQRRGLSGSMNYDEASEDDEDDERSRSLSPHTESTRPASASSNKSTTECVPLNSPTAEGSSIEVDNLEEFVLRPAPRGVTVKCRISRDKKGMDRGLYPTYFMHLEREDGKKVFLLAGRKRKKSKTSNYLISVDATDLSREGESFIGKLRSNLMGTKFTVYDNGTNPTKNPGALLEENNTRQELAAISYETNVLGFKGPRKMTVIIPGMNMNFERVPVRPTCEQESLLNKWQNHSLENLIELHNKAPVWNDDTQSYVLNFHGRVTQASVKNFQIVHDNDPDYIVMQFGRVAEDIFTLDFNYPMCALQAFAIGLSSFDSKLACE from the exons ATGAAACATTCATACAG ACCCTCAAGTTCATCTAGCTTCGCGTCCACAGCGATGACCAG cACAATGGAGGACGACAGTCTGAGTCTCAGACAGCAGaagctggagaaacag AGGGCGTTGTTGGAACAGAAACAGAGGAGGAAACGTCAGGAGCCGCTGATGGTTCAGCCCAATCCAGAGGGACGGCCGAGGCGCTCACGGCCCCGCCGCTGTGAGGAGCAGGCGCTCCTCGTAGAACCTCACGTCAACATGGCCAGTGACATCATCTTAGACG GTATTGACGGGCCCGCGGCACTCCTGGGTTCAGAGGGTCCAGATCTGGGCAGTAAAATCCAGGTTTTCAATCCCGTCATTCAACCACAGCAGCCGTCCCCCCCAACCACAGAAGAGCTTGAGACGGACGCAGATACTGAAACACTGCTCGAACCCaaaacagacatacacacactacTGCAGAGACgcg GACTTTCCGGCAGCATGAACTACGATGAGGCGagtgaagatgatgaagatgatgagagaagccgctctctctctccacacacagAAAGCACTCGGCCCGCATCAGCGTCCAGCAATAAATCCACCACG gaGTGTGTTCCTCTAAATTCCCCGACCGCTGAGGGCTCCTCCATCGAGGTGGATAATCTTGAGGAGTTCGTGCTCCGTCCGGCTCCTCGGGGAGTGACAGTCAAGTGTCGCATCTCACGGGATAAGAAGGGCATGGACCGCGGCCTCTACCCCACGTACTTCATGCACCTTGAGAGGGAAGACGGCAAGAAG GTGTTTTTATTGGCTGGACGGAAGAGGAAAAAGAGCAAAACATCAAACTATCTGATATCTGTAGACGCCACGGATCTGTCCCGTGAGGGTGAGAGCTTTATAGGAAAACTGAG GTCTAATCTGATGGGAACTAAGTTCACGGTCTATGATAACGGCACAAACCCCACGAAAAACCCTGGAGCTCTGCTGGAGGAGAACAACACGCGACAGGAGCTCGCTGCTATCAGCTAT GAGACTAATGTTTTAGGATTTAAGGGCCCACGGAAGATGACAGTGATTATTCCTGGCATGAACATGAATTTTGAACGGGTTCCGGTTCGGCCCACATGT GAGCAAGAGTCTCTGCTGAATAAATGGCAGAATCACTCACTGGAGAATCTGATAGAGCTACACAATAAAGCCCCGGTGTGGAATGACGACACACAGTCCTACGTGCTGAACTTCCACGGCAGGGTCACGCAAGCCTCCGTCAAGAACTTTCAGATAGTCCACGACAACGACC CCGACTACATTGTTATGCAGTTTGGCCGGGTGGCAGAAGACATCTTCACTCTGGACTTTAACTACCCCATGTGTGCACTGCAGGCCTTTGCCATCGGCCTGTCCAGCTTTGACAGCAAACTTGCCTGCGAGTGA
- the tulp3 gene encoding tubby-related protein 3 isoform X3 — translation MVQPNPEGRPRRSRPRRCEEQALLVEPHVNMASDIILDGIDGPAALLGSEGPDLGSKIQVFNPVIQPQQPSPPTTEELETDADTETLLEPKTDIHTLLQRRGLSGSMNYDEASEDDEDDERSRSLSPHTESTRPASASSNKSTTECVPLNSPTAEGSSIEVDNLEEFVLRPAPRGVTVKCRISRDKKGMDRGLYPTYFMHLEREDGKKVFLLAGRKRKKSKTSNYLISVDATDLSREGESFIGKLRSNLMGTKFTVYDNGTNPTKNPGALLEENNTRQELAAISYETNVLGFKGPRKMTVIIPGMNMNFERVPVRPTCEQESLLNKWQNHSLENLIELHNKAPVWNDDTQSYVLNFHGRVTQASVKNFQIVHDNDPDYIVMQFGRVAEDIFTLDFNYPMCALQAFAIGLSSFDSKLACE, via the exons ATGGTTCAGCCCAATCCAGAGGGACGGCCGAGGCGCTCACGGCCCCGCCGCTGTGAGGAGCAGGCGCTCCTCGTAGAACCTCACGTCAACATGGCCAGTGACATCATCTTAGACG GTATTGACGGGCCCGCGGCACTCCTGGGTTCAGAGGGTCCAGATCTGGGCAGTAAAATCCAGGTTTTCAATCCCGTCATTCAACCACAGCAGCCGTCCCCCCCAACCACAGAAGAGCTTGAGACGGACGCAGATACTGAAACACTGCTCGAACCCaaaacagacatacacacactacTGCAGAGACgcg GACTTTCCGGCAGCATGAACTACGATGAGGCGagtgaagatgatgaagatgatgagagaagccgctctctctctccacacacagAAAGCACTCGGCCCGCATCAGCGTCCAGCAATAAATCCACCACG gaGTGTGTTCCTCTAAATTCCCCGACCGCTGAGGGCTCCTCCATCGAGGTGGATAATCTTGAGGAGTTCGTGCTCCGTCCGGCTCCTCGGGGAGTGACAGTCAAGTGTCGCATCTCACGGGATAAGAAGGGCATGGACCGCGGCCTCTACCCCACGTACTTCATGCACCTTGAGAGGGAAGACGGCAAGAAG GTGTTTTTATTGGCTGGACGGAAGAGGAAAAAGAGCAAAACATCAAACTATCTGATATCTGTAGACGCCACGGATCTGTCCCGTGAGGGTGAGAGCTTTATAGGAAAACTGAG GTCTAATCTGATGGGAACTAAGTTCACGGTCTATGATAACGGCACAAACCCCACGAAAAACCCTGGAGCTCTGCTGGAGGAGAACAACACGCGACAGGAGCTCGCTGCTATCAGCTAT GAGACTAATGTTTTAGGATTTAAGGGCCCACGGAAGATGACAGTGATTATTCCTGGCATGAACATGAATTTTGAACGGGTTCCGGTTCGGCCCACATGT GAGCAAGAGTCTCTGCTGAATAAATGGCAGAATCACTCACTGGAGAATCTGATAGAGCTACACAATAAAGCCCCGGTGTGGAATGACGACACACAGTCCTACGTGCTGAACTTCCACGGCAGGGTCACGCAAGCCTCCGTCAAGAACTTTCAGATAGTCCACGACAACGACC CCGACTACATTGTTATGCAGTTTGGCCGGGTGGCAGAAGACATCTTCACTCTGGACTTTAACTACCCCATGTGTGCACTGCAGGCCTTTGCCATCGGCCTGTCCAGCTTTGACAGCAAACTTGCCTGCGAGTGA
- the LOC130420630 gene encoding zinc-binding protein A33-like, giving the protein MAEALPFLEEDLTCVICCDVYTDPVTLKCSHSLCEKCLQEFWSTQDVIQCPVCRKECSPEEPTKSLAFKSLCESFKTRKPTAVPEDICQEHKEKLKLFCFEDKKPICVVCYTSKKHENHKCSPVEEAVVTVKEDLKERIEKLQVTLGKLKKAQDSSMKQDELIEEHNSVEENRIKRELEKLHQFLKDEEEKWIRTMRKEVKSQDVKTRSGLEQLSKQISDLSEQVAAVWQDLEAENITLLQNYTENIKRLQCPSVPKTSFEFKKYQHHPTQTMMFTTWAKMQKLVEKAPVMLDPNTASNKLLVSKDCYSVQHVKKKVSGPENPERLHLGVLASEGFSSGLHCWDVEVGDNDHWTLGVVGETVYRKRLFIMDPRSRFWCFRYVEGIYRKSNKPIKQNERPYIIRLQLDFDKGELKFIDSFRNKSMCTFTGGFPEKVFPYFCTGDLDKPLNLYPGK; this is encoded by the exons ATGGCTGAAGCATTGCCCTTCTTAGAGGAGGATCTTACCTGTGTCATCTGTTGTGATGTCTACACCGATCCGGTGACACTGAAATGTAGCCACAGTTTGTGCGAGAAGTGCTTACAGGAGTTCTGGAGCACTCAGGATGTTATACAATGTCCTGTCTGCAGAAAGGAATGTTCACCCGAGGAACCCACCAAGAGCCTGGCCTTTAAATCACTCTGTGAATCCTTCAAAACGAGAAAACCCACTGCTGTTCCAGAAGACATCTGTCAGGAACATAAAGAGAAACTGAAACTCTTCTGCTTTGAGGACAAGAAGCCTATTTGTGTGGTCTGTTACACTtcgaaaaaacatgaaaatcacaAGTGTTCTCCTGTTGAAGAGGCTGTCGTTACAGTAAAG GAGGATCTTAAGGAACGCATCGAAAAATTACAGGTGACTCTTGGTAAACTGAAGAAAGCCCAAGACAGCTCCATGAAACAAGATGAGCTCATTGAG GAGCACAACAGTGTTGAAGAAAACCGGATCAAGAGGGAATTGGAGAAACTCCATCAGTTTCTTAAAGACGAGGAGGAGAAATGGATCAGAACTATGCGGAAAGAAGTGAAATCTCAAGATGTGAAAACCAGGAGCGGACTTGAGCAGCTGTCCAAACAGATCTCAGACCTCTCAGAGCAGGTGGCAGCTGTATGGCAAGACCTGGAAGCTGAAAACATCACATTACTGCAG AACTACactgaaaacataaaaag ACTCCAATGCCCATCAGTTCCAAAGACATCTTTtgaatttaagaaatatcaacATCATCCCACCCAGACCATGATGTTTACCACCTGGGCCAAAATGCAGAAACTTGTGGAAAAAG CTCCTGTGATGCTGGACCCAAACACAGCCTCCAATAAATTGCTGGTGTCAAAGGATTGTTACAGTGTTCAACATGTCAAAAAGAAAGTGTCAGGACCTGAGAATCCAGAGAGGTTACATCTGGGAGTTCTGGCTTCAGAGGGCTTTAGTTCGGGTCTGCACTGCTGGGATGTAGAGGTGGGAGACAACGACCACTGGACACTGGGTGTGGTTGGGGAAACAGTCTACAGAAAAAGACTTTTCATAATGGATCCCAGGAGTCGTTTTTGGTGCTTTCGATATGTGGAAGGTATATACCGGAAAAGCAATAAGCCTATCAAACAAAATGAGAGGCCTTATATCATTCGACTGCAGCTTGACTTTGACAAAGGTGAACTGAAATTCATTGATTCCTTCAGAAACAAAAGTATGTGCACCTTCACTGGTGGATTTCCTGAGAAAGTGTTCCCATAtttctgtactggagatttggACAAACCACTGAATCTTTACCCAGGCAAATGA
- the LOC130420594 gene encoding nuclear factor 7, brain-like isoform X1 — protein sequence MADALLSMEEDLTCVICCDVYTDPVTLKCSHSLCEKCLKEFWRTQDVTRCPVCRKECSHDEPTKSLAFKSLCETFKRKKPTPVSEDICQEHNKKLKFFCYEDEKLFCVVCQALKIHENHKWSPVEEAVVNIKEDLEEHIDGLQATFDELKEAHDSCMKQIEFIEEHSSAGENKIKEEYKKLYQFLKDEEERCIRSLQKEVKSQELKIRARMEELSKQISDLSEKVAAVWQDMEAENITFLQNYSKNLQRVQCSSDPNTYPELHEYQLHPPQTMIFTTWARMLELVEKPPVTLDPKTASPKLMLSPDWSSFQYVESKLCVPENPERLYVGVLASQSFSSGLHCWDVEVGDNNHWTLGVVGATVNRKKLFKMDPKSHFWCFRYVNGTYRKCNEPAVDIDEDERPYIIRLQLDFDQGELSFIDPFRNKRLCTFTGGFPEKVFPYFCTGKGGRPLNIYMGKNTC from the exons ATGGCTGATGCATTGTTGTCTATGGAGGAGGATCTGACATGTGTCATCTGTTGTGATGTCTACACGGATCCGGTGACACTGAAATGTAGCCACAGTTTGTGCGAGAAGTGTTTAAAGGAGTTTTGGAGAACTCAGGATGTGACACGATGTCCGGTCTGCCGAAAGGAATGTTCACACGATGAGCCCACCAAGAGCCTGGCCTTTAAATCACTCTGTGAGACATTCAAGAGGAAAAAACCCACACCCGTTTCAGAAGATATCTGTCAGGAACACAACAAGAAACTCAAATTCTTCTGCTATGAGGATGAGAAGCTCTTCTGTGTGGTCTGTCAAGCTTTAAAGATCCATGAAAATCACAAGTGGTCTCCTGTTGAAGAGGCTGTCGTGAACATAAAG GAGGACCTTGAGGAACATATAGACGGATTACAAGCAACCTTTGATGAGCTCAAGGAAGCCCATGACAGCTGCATGAAACAGATCGAGTTCATTGAG GAACACAGCAGTGCTGGGGAAAATAAGATCAAAGAGGAATATAAGAAACTGTACCAGTTTCTTAAAGATGAGGAGGAGAGATGCATCCGTAGCTTGCAGAAAGAAGTGAAGTCTCAAGAGTTAAAAATCAGGGCTAGAATGGAGGAGCTGTCCAAACAGATCTCAGACCTGTCAGAGAAGGTGGCAGCTGTATGGCAGGACATGGAAGCTGAAAACATCACATTTCTTCAG AATTACAGTAAGAACCTTCAAAG AGTTCAATGCTCATCAGATCCAAACACGTACCCAGAACTACATGAATATCAACTTCATCCTCCCCAGACCATGATCTTTACCACCTGGGCGAGGATGCTTGAACTTGTGGAAAAAC CTCCTGTGACTTTGGACCCAAAGACGGCCTCTCCAAAGCTTATGTTGTCACCGGATTGGTCCAGTTTCCAGTATGTGGAAAGCAAATTGTGTGTGCCTGAGAATCCTGAGAGGCTATATGTGGGAGTTCTGGCTTCACAGAGCTTCAGTTCGGGTCTGCACTGCTGGGATGTAGAGGTGGGAGACAACAACCACTGGACACTGGGTGTAGTGGGGGCAACAgtgaacagaaaaaaactttttaaaatggaTCCTAAAAGTCATTTTTGGTGTTTTCGTTACGTAAATGGTACATACCGTAAATGTAATGAGCCTGCCGTAGATATTGATGAGGACGAGAGGCCGTACATCATCCGACTGCAGCTTGACTTTGACCAAGGAGAGCTGAGCTTCATTGATCCCTTCAGAAACAAACGTTTGTGCACCTTCACTGGTGGATTTCCTGAGAAGGTGTTCCCATATTTTTGTACTGGAAAAGGGGGTAGACCACTGAATATTTACATGGGCAAAAACACTTGCTAA
- the LOC130420594 gene encoding zinc-binding protein A33-like isoform X2: MADALLSMEEDLTCVICCDVYTDPVTLKCSHSLCEKCLKEFWRTQDVTRCPVCRKECSHDEPTKSLAFKSLCETFKRKKPTPVSEDICQEHNKKLKFFCYEDEKLFCVVCQALKIHENHKWSPVEEAVVNIKEHSSAGENKIKEEYKKLYQFLKDEEERCIRSLQKEVKSQELKIRARMEELSKQISDLSEKVAAVWQDMEAENITFLQNYSKNLQRVQCSSDPNTYPELHEYQLHPPQTMIFTTWARMLELVEKPPVTLDPKTASPKLMLSPDWSSFQYVESKLCVPENPERLYVGVLASQSFSSGLHCWDVEVGDNNHWTLGVVGATVNRKKLFKMDPKSHFWCFRYVNGTYRKCNEPAVDIDEDERPYIIRLQLDFDQGELSFIDPFRNKRLCTFTGGFPEKVFPYFCTGKGGRPLNIYMGKNTC; encoded by the exons ATGGCTGATGCATTGTTGTCTATGGAGGAGGATCTGACATGTGTCATCTGTTGTGATGTCTACACGGATCCGGTGACACTGAAATGTAGCCACAGTTTGTGCGAGAAGTGTTTAAAGGAGTTTTGGAGAACTCAGGATGTGACACGATGTCCGGTCTGCCGAAAGGAATGTTCACACGATGAGCCCACCAAGAGCCTGGCCTTTAAATCACTCTGTGAGACATTCAAGAGGAAAAAACCCACACCCGTTTCAGAAGATATCTGTCAGGAACACAACAAGAAACTCAAATTCTTCTGCTATGAGGATGAGAAGCTCTTCTGTGTGGTCTGTCAAGCTTTAAAGATCCATGAAAATCACAAGTGGTCTCCTGTTGAAGAGGCTGTCGTGAACATAAAG GAACACAGCAGTGCTGGGGAAAATAAGATCAAAGAGGAATATAAGAAACTGTACCAGTTTCTTAAAGATGAGGAGGAGAGATGCATCCGTAGCTTGCAGAAAGAAGTGAAGTCTCAAGAGTTAAAAATCAGGGCTAGAATGGAGGAGCTGTCCAAACAGATCTCAGACCTGTCAGAGAAGGTGGCAGCTGTATGGCAGGACATGGAAGCTGAAAACATCACATTTCTTCAG AATTACAGTAAGAACCTTCAAAG AGTTCAATGCTCATCAGATCCAAACACGTACCCAGAACTACATGAATATCAACTTCATCCTCCCCAGACCATGATCTTTACCACCTGGGCGAGGATGCTTGAACTTGTGGAAAAAC CTCCTGTGACTTTGGACCCAAAGACGGCCTCTCCAAAGCTTATGTTGTCACCGGATTGGTCCAGTTTCCAGTATGTGGAAAGCAAATTGTGTGTGCCTGAGAATCCTGAGAGGCTATATGTGGGAGTTCTGGCTTCACAGAGCTTCAGTTCGGGTCTGCACTGCTGGGATGTAGAGGTGGGAGACAACAACCACTGGACACTGGGTGTAGTGGGGGCAACAgtgaacagaaaaaaactttttaaaatggaTCCTAAAAGTCATTTTTGGTGTTTTCGTTACGTAAATGGTACATACCGTAAATGTAATGAGCCTGCCGTAGATATTGATGAGGACGAGAGGCCGTACATCATCCGACTGCAGCTTGACTTTGACCAAGGAGAGCTGAGCTTCATTGATCCCTTCAGAAACAAACGTTTGTGCACCTTCACTGGTGGATTTCCTGAGAAGGTGTTCCCATATTTTTGTACTGGAAAAGGGGGTAGACCACTGAATATTTACATGGGCAAAAACACTTGCTAA